From the genome of Watersipora subatra chromosome 9, tzWatSuba1.1, whole genome shotgun sequence:
CAGATACATTGTTGTTTTACGCTTGTTGCTTTTCAGGTTGCGGTTGATTGATCAATGGGAGAGCGATGAAATGATAAAtgccatatactgtatatatataatactaggtgaatgcctagCGTTAAACggataataaaaatgtttttgctcaGAACATTTATTTGTAATCAACATAGGCCTATACAACTTActattttaaatgaaggtgttctgtttatttctgtgtactgtgtctATTTGTGTACTGTGCTTACTTCAATGTAATCCATACTTcccggctgcagtgcctactacagatctatactgattgtAATAGTCTTGTTAGCCATGTAGATTTACAAGTTTTTCTTCTAGTATGGCTTCATGCATACCACtaactgcagtgttgagcgtgaAGCCgtgaaagattggcatgtgtaataagtatgtgccaACTTATTCCATAGCATAGCCAGTTAGATAGGGCAGTGTATTGAATAAATGCCTGTCTTCAGAACTgcaggttgtgagttcaaatccagtgcccaGCAGATTTTTAATTTCTCAAaatttatcgctataactggacaagcagacagacagacaaacgttgagaattatgtacatatatatatatatatatatatatactagccgaGTGCCCGGCATTGCTCGGCTAATAAAacaattacccaatgaattcgAGGAACTTACCTGGTAATCCAAAACTAAAACAATTACCGTGCTTGCATAcagcttaataatcgttacATAACTCATAACTGTTAACTGTACTAGTTAATGACTCCAAGACCAAGTGTGattattttaaccgatgtagaGATTCTGCTAGCGGTTTGGTTATCGTAGTGTATTGGATTAGATCGCTGGTCTCCAGGCGGGAGGTTTCAagatcaaatcatctgcgaTGCAAaattttcattcctagattttaatcgaCAAACTTTGAGGTTTATATAAATGGATACATGagttgaatgcctggcattaCCTGTCAATacaaagtctttgcacagaaaacttatttttatttgccATATACGACATTTACCATTCCAAtcttaaaacttcatatcatgagacaagtgtttttgtgagttcaaataaattcagagaacaaataaacaatgggtacataaaagtgtgtataaaaaaggttactgttgcagcagaagctcgttgtattccAAGTTTTGATGAACAATAATGGTATcgctcaatactggtacaaatgtgaGAATGGGATATcggactgtttttgtctgatactttgtctgatgGATcggagagaatgtagaggcaatgcCTACTCCAGATTATGCATTTGTCTACATACaaagcatttagcttttacagattaaCCGAAACAAAAAATGTGGGTGTAAcgacacatttgaaattgaaatggtacatttgaaaattacaaatagaAAAAGAAACAATTGAGTTTGAACTGgctgtaaaaaataatttaaatgaagaacaaatgcaaaaagtaaCAACAGTAATACTATAAGAATACTGTTGTATTCTTATAGTATTACATACAATtatagtattatagtattacataGTATTCTTATAGTATTACATTATAGTATACATTACAATCTACACTACTTCAGGCTTCAATTCTTTACAAGAATACAACAGTAACTGTTGTATTCTTGTAAAGAATACAACAGTAACTGTTGTATTCTTGTAAAGAATACAACAGTAACTGTTGTATTCTTGTAAATAATTGAAGCCTAAAGTACTGTAGATTGTAATGTAGTTTATTCACTGACGGAAACACACAACTTGAACTGAAGATGTGGTTGGTATTTATATGGAACCAAAAGTAGCTTTATAAATAGTAGCttggtatatggtaaaaatacaATAGAGCGCTATATGGCTATCTTGCTTCAGATGTAAACAGGATTGTTATAAGCAAAAGGATTACTATAGCCATAAACTATTATCTCATAATTGTCACAATCTCTTATAGCTCAATAGCCATAACAGtagtattaattcataataaaatGTACATATCTAGCTTTAATCACGATAAGGTTACCGTAGATAAGCTAATACAGATAAGAATGGCTTGGCCTTGTGGTTAGTTGCACGGGACTGCATGCTTGTAATTGCAATCATTGTGTGTTCAACTCCAGTGCTGTAGGCGTTTATCATCGCACACTTTTAACCAACCATAGCTGGACACAGtggcaaataaaaaacaaaacattgaTATTTGTATAGGTTTAGGTATATGGCATCGATCATATTTGATATGATCgatgccatatacatgtatatatggcaTTGACTTATATATATGGCACCAATCATATCATCGCTCTTCCATTATTCAATTTTGGCCTGACGAGCGACAAGATGTAAAGctgcattgtatatatatttatatatatatattgtataattatatttatatatatactgtttgTAGCTATGCATATATAATGGAATCAACTTCACTCAAGTATGAACTGACAAAGAATTGTTCTCTCATTCAGATTGGAGGAGAACTTAACTCCATCATGTACAGCATAGCACTACCTAAACGTAAGCAGCTTACTTATGTAGTGCGCCTCCACAGactattattagtttttatttgatcCTGAGATTACTATAAAGGAAAGACAAACATGTCTGAAACTTTTATagaatttaaatattatttttgagtAGCCATCAGGCATAATTTCAGTAGATGTACTTGCAACAATAAGCGATGCATTAAAGAGGTCACGTAAAATCCGTTTAAAAACTGCAGCTAGTGCTTATAGACAATATTAATTCTAGTGTAAACATAAGATGTTATGAAAAAATAAAGACACAGTATAGATATCAGATACTACCATGGAGGTACTAAGCGCTGTCATAGAGATATTAGACGCTGCCATAGAGAAGTTAGACACTATCATAAAAATATTAGAACTAATTATAGAAATAATGGAGACTACCCAAAGTAAATTAGACACTGCTATTGAGATATTAGATACTGTCATAAATTTATTAAGCACAATGCTATAGAAATATTAAAACACATACAAATATTAGACAATGCTGTAGAGGTATTAGACACTGTCATATAGGTATTAGACACTGTCATATAGGTATTAGACACTGCCACAGAAATATTAGAACTCATCACAGGAATATTAGACATTACCATATATAGGTTAGACACTGTGAAGCAAGCATTGATACATCTGATGCAAGTCAGCCGCTATTATATATGATTTCCTAGTGTATTAAATAGAGAGTGTTTGCTGCAGACTCACCCTATACCAACCACATCTCTGATACCATATTGAAACTCAAGGAAAATCAGATCATTCTTAATCTGTACAACAAGTGGTGGCAAGTAAGTGACCCATTCCTTTTCTCAATCTAACCTTGCATTGCCATTGCTGTCGCAGCTTGCATGATGACTCTCACCCCATAGCTAGCCAATtaaatatgtactttgaaagtctaaaattaattgaaaaaggACAAACTCACATCCATGATATTGATCACAAATACAGATTCTTATACCTCTATTAAAGTCAGCCGTGATTAGAATATAATATGCATATGAGTTAGTCAGAGGTTTTTGAATAAGCTTTGCACTGTTTTGAGTACAGCTGCACCTTAGTAATGACTGCAAGAAACCTGTGTATTCTGTACGCCAGTTATATTTCTGCTTACCTTAATTAGTGTCGCACTACTACTGCATTGTCTTTGCATCTTGGTTATTGAGGTGATGACTGTAGTGGGATTGCACTACTACTGCATTGTCTTTGCATCTTGGTAATTGAGGTGATGACTGTAGCGAGATTGCACTACTACTGCATTGTCTTTACATTTTGGTTATTGAGGTGATGACTGTAGTGGGATTGCACTACTACTGCATTGTCTTTGCATCTTGGTTATTGAGGTGATGACTGTAGTGAGATTGCACTACTACTGCATTGTCTTTGCATCTTGGTTATTGAGGTGATGACTGTAGTGAGATTGCACTATTACTGCATTGTTTTTGCATCTTGGTAATTGAGGTGATGACTGTAGCGAGATTGCACTACTACTGCATTGTCTTTGCACTTTGGTTATTGAGGTGATGACTGTAGCGAGATTGCACTACTACTGCATTGTCTTTGCATTTTGGTTATTAAGGTGATGACTGTAGTGGGATTGCACTACTACTGCATTGTCTTTGCATCTTGGTTATTGAGGTGATGACTGTAGTGAGATTGCACTACTACTGCATTGTCTTTGCATCTTGGTTATTGAGGTGATGACTGTAGTGAGATTGCACTATTACTGCATTGTCTTTGCATCTTGGTAATTGAGGTGATGACTGTAATTGAGGTGATGACTGTAGCGAGATTGCATTACTACTGCATTGTCTTTGCATTTTGGTTATTGAGGTGATGACTGTAGCGAGATTGCACCGTTATTGCATTTTTTACATCTTGTATTTGTGTTGAACCATGCCGTGATCCAGGTGTTTGGGTACTAAACGCTTCCTTGTCAAGAAGTTGCTATATAGTAGAACTGGCCCCTTCACATTCTTATTACGATATTCAAATACAATGGACTTGTACTGCGATATATTACTGTacaagtgtacatgtatatgcatattcaGGTCAACCAAATCTACTCAGTATTTTGGGTTGAAACGCAAGGAATTCCCGAACTAGTCATATATTTTTGtgaccatttttatttatactttaacaactctaAATATCAGTCAGATATCTGGCTGCTCTACAAGTCAGTCAGCTGATGCTATCTATCTAGACCTCTAGAAAACTCAAGCTGCTGCAACTGTATCCGGAAAACTTGCAAGTTTTACAGCCATTAACTAAAAACATTTACTAATTTTTAGAGAGAGGTTATTAATAGTGATGCAATttatcaaataattaaaataagaaaaaacaGCAATAAAGATAATCAAAAGCCTTCAAGTTTGCTGCCAATGATTAGCGTGCTAGAAGAAGCTTCCAGAAGATGAACCTTATTAAGTCTAGCAGAAATTTCTCTACTTTTTATGATAGCAAACCTTCAATTAAAAGCTGATAGCATGTTCAAAATAGGTCAACTTTTTGACGCTTTGATTAGCTAGTTTTAATTCttattttcttttcataaaTAAGTTTATCTTTCTTTTTATATGCTCTACCATAGTTATGTTTTTGTTTGTCTCAGGTCAACAACAACTCATGTACAAAATAGGTCAACTTTTTGACGCTCTGATTAGCTAGTTTTAATTCttattttcttttcataaaTAAGTTTATCTTTCTTTTTATATGCTCTACCATAATTATGTTTGTGTTTGTCTCAGGTCAACAACAACCCATGTACCGACCAGAACAAAGGACCTTCAGGAATAGAATCCAACCAGTTGGGTTTACCAAACTTTGTTGGAGTCTTCTTAGTTCTTGGTCTTTTGTTGGCTGTTGCTTTCATCTTACTGATAATAGAGATGATCTGCGGAGCGCGTAAGGCCAGTCGGGAGAGTCAGGTAATATAACTTTATAAGCCAGCCATTGGAAACAAAGCAACCATGAGTGTTTTTAAAGTTCGCTAGaaagtaaaaacttttttactaacAAAGGTCTTTTTCACAAAAGTTAGTTTGAAGTAATATGTGTATCGCTTGTTTAACTCAAATCTTGATCTCGTGATGCCACAGACATAGTTAGATGTGCCAGATTAAGATAGAGTGTGACCTAAAGATGTCTATGTGAGTAGAGCTAGATCCTAAGAGTCTCATTAGAAATGGCCAGAGCTGTGGGTGCTATACGGCTCCGGAAATGTCAAAATGGATCAGGCGGAGCTAATAGTTTGTACTCTTGCTACTAAATACTTAGAAGATAAGATACAAAGCTACCAAGTAGTGAAAACACTCAATTCCcagttgaaaattttttggAACAAGATAAAATCTAGAGTAATGCTTTTACTATTGAATTAGTAGACTGCTGCAAATTATCTTGTTATTACTTGATATTATTACTACAAATTACCAATCTTAGGCTATTGGCAatgatttcattttaaacaaaaatgtttttcaagaTACTCCATACAATAATCATGGAataaaaaaagcaacagttagtcaataaaatcaaataaatagtttgacaaacaGTGTTTAAATACCTTTGTATGGAGaatggatattaggtggaagattgttaaaggaGCTAACAATGATATttccaaaataattgttagatgtagcaatttgttcatatcccgtaggttgaaatgaattaaaaacaTGTAATTGTCAAGCAAAAATGAGAACACAACCCATGAAGTATCTTGAAACATTTAACTGATGTAAAATCAACACTTAGCATAGGTAAAGTAAGAAAGtgcaaaaatttgaaaagatCATTCATTTGAATAAGATGCACTGGaatatgatgtaaatttgcaGTTAGTCAGAATGcttcttttttaacaaaaataaattattagtgatatatcttggagctagattacAATAAATATGTTTACCATAAATAATAGGACAAAAGataaactggtaataaaatacaataacagaTTTTGAGTTTATGTATGGCCTGCAGAATTGGAACCGAGTCAGTGACCTAGTGAccttaatataaatattgttgACATAATTACTCCAAGGaagtctacatgtatattcatgaaTTGGCTACTTCTATGAGTAGCTAGTTTTTATGAAAATAGATGAGCGTGTGTGAGGAATTTCTGCACAATCTCAAGTTTGCGGCTCGAGGCTGCTGCAAGAAGCATGACCAAAAACCAGCTAAATGGCAACGGGAAGTGAGGGGCCACGAAGAAGTTTGTGAAGAAAACTTCTATGGTTCTCTTGACCGGCTTTCATTGAGTATTGGTAAGAAAAGTGTTATGGCTTCTCTCAAAGAGATGAAGGTCTGTCAACAGCCCAATCATACGATGTAGGCTATTAT
Proteins encoded in this window:
- the LOC137405311 gene encoding glutamate receptor ionotropic, kainate 2-like; translation: MNAFMVDTKEIYNVEKGSEGVQKVLDGGYAYIMESTSLKYELTKNCSLIQIGGELNSIMYSIALPKHSPYTNHISDTILKLKENQIILNLYNKWWQVNNNPCTDQNKGPSGIESNQLGLPNFVGVFLVLGLLLAVAFILLIIEMICGARKASRESQMSVCEEFLHNLKFAARGCCKKHDQKPAKWQREVRGHEEVCEENFYGSLDRLSLSIGSLNTSTMPAWSDHPTIRSRSPPRSRPTSISDRRRFGSLRRHSASDSSDSLEMRENLLDTNKKATVHSSSTDSLLTVRDRMTQSFTLAADTICSIMPYNVVSIEKAPV